A DNA window from Leptolyngbya sp. KIOST-1 contains the following coding sequences:
- a CDS encoding WD40 repeat domain-containing protein → MPKSILSPTWQTLLADYVTAIAWLPDGCRLVACSAAGEVVLFDARTGRSVALQAKQGLSVDAIAVSADGQFLAAGGQDGAVRIWSMAGDPPTLVTELENARVWVDCLQWHPHRPELAVGLGRYAQVWDAAGQAVVTTLNFEASSVLDLAWHPSGDALLLAGNQSVKTWRRGAWDDDPLIRETGGASGAIAISPDGQYLASGNNDRTLLVWAWDNPYPWQMQGFSGKVRQLAWSTVKAQGNAPLLASASAEGVVVWAKAEGEAEGWTANVLDLHNGTVRAIAFQPQSKLLASASEDGWVCLWQNAAQAAQILEGAADGFSTLAWSPQGKHLAAGGCGGEVMVWGQVLAGKGFG, encoded by the coding sequence ATGCCCAAATCCATCCTCTCCCCCACCTGGCAAACTCTCCTCGCTGACTATGTGACCGCGATCGCATGGCTGCCCGACGGCTGTCGGCTGGTGGCCTGCTCGGCGGCAGGAGAAGTGGTGCTGTTTGACGCCAGGACAGGGAGATCGGTGGCGTTGCAAGCAAAGCAGGGCTTGTCGGTGGATGCGATCGCCGTCTCGGCTGATGGCCAGTTTTTGGCGGCAGGGGGGCAGGATGGCGCTGTGAGAATTTGGTCGATGGCAGGCGATCCGCCGACGCTAGTGACTGAGCTAGAAAATGCTAGGGTGTGGGTGGATTGCTTGCAGTGGCATCCGCACCGACCAGAGCTGGCGGTGGGACTGGGGCGCTATGCCCAGGTATGGGATGCAGCAGGGCAAGCGGTAGTGACGACGCTGAACTTTGAGGCGTCGTCGGTGCTGGACTTGGCCTGGCACCCCAGCGGTGACGCTTTGCTGTTGGCGGGCAACCAGAGCGTGAAGACCTGGCGACGAGGGGCTTGGGATGATGATCCGCTGATTCGAGAAACCGGTGGGGCCAGCGGGGCGATCGCCATCTCCCCCGACGGTCAGTATCTGGCCTCGGGCAATAACGATCGCACCCTGCTGGTGTGGGCCTGGGACAACCCCTACCCCTGGCAAATGCAAGGCTTTTCGGGCAAGGTGCGACAGTTGGCCTGGTCTACGGTCAAGGCCCAGGGAAATGCGCCGTTGCTGGCGTCGGCCAGCGCCGAGGGCGTGGTGGTGTGGGCTAAGGCCGAAGGTGAAGCCGAGGGCTGGACCGCTAACGTGCTGGATTTGCACAATGGGACGGTGCGGGCAATCGCCTTTCAGCCCCAGTCCAAGCTACTGGCCTCCGCCTCCGAGGACGGCTGGGTCTGTCTATGGCAGAACGCCGCCCAGGCCGCCCAAATTCTGGAAGGCGCAGCGGACGGATTTTCAACCCTGGCCTGGTCGCCCCAGGGAAAGCACCTGGCAGCAGGGGGCTGTGGGGGCGAGGTGATGGTGTGGGGGCAGGTGTTGGCGGGGAAGGGATTTGGGTAG
- a CDS encoding alpha/beta fold hydrolase, giving the protein MAEVLGGLAAEVGDGMRYYGWRWQGREASIAYDGRGAGQTLLLLPAFSSISTRAELDGLAVELARGYRVITLDWLGFGESARPAWRSRPAIYRAMLRDFVQDMVPEVAAIVACGHGAGYALELAGSGEVAGLRAIALVAPTWRGPLPTAMGEWRRIYTALRWLVWSPLLGQGLYALNAHPAFLRWMMGRHVYSEAAFITPDLMRAKHHTTQAKGARFASAAFVTGGLDPVQRRTDWLDLVEATPVPKLAIAGQHTPPKSKAEMEMLNAMAEVQWAIVPGSLAPHEECPKAVLESLMPFFQEHLEG; this is encoded by the coding sequence GTGGCTGAGGTGCTGGGTGGGTTGGCGGCTGAGGTGGGGGATGGGATGCGGTATTACGGCTGGCGGTGGCAGGGGCGGGAGGCGTCCATTGCCTACGACGGGCGGGGAGCGGGGCAGACGCTGCTGCTGCTGCCAGCGTTTAGCAGCATTTCAACGCGGGCTGAGTTGGATGGGCTGGCGGTGGAGCTGGCTCGGGGCTACCGGGTGATCACCCTGGATTGGTTGGGGTTTGGGGAGTCGGCGCGACCGGCTTGGCGCAGTCGGCCAGCGATCTACCGGGCGATGCTGAGGGACTTTGTGCAAGATATGGTGCCGGAGGTGGCGGCGATTGTGGCCTGCGGCCACGGTGCGGGCTATGCTCTGGAGCTGGCAGGGTCGGGAGAAGTGGCAGGGTTGCGGGCGATCGCCCTGGTAGCCCCCACCTGGCGCGGCCCCCTACCCACGGCCATGGGGGAATGGCGGCGGATCTACACGGCGCTGCGCTGGCTGGTGTGGTCGCCGCTGCTGGGCCAGGGGCTGTATGCGCTCAATGCCCACCCGGCCTTCCTGCGCTGGATGATGGGCCGCCACGTCTACAGCGAGGCTGCCTTCATTACCCCCGACCTGATGCGGGCCAAGCACCACACGACCCAGGCGAAGGGAGCCCGATTTGCCTCGGCAGCGTTTGTCACGGGTGGGCTCGACCCGGTGCAGCGGCGCACCGACTGGTTGGATTTAGTAGAAGCGACTCCGGTGCCCAAACTAGCGATCGCCGGGCAGCATACCCCACCCAAGTCCAAGGCCGAAATGGAGATGCTAAACGCAATGGCCGAAGTGCAATGGGCCATCGTTCCTGGTTCCCTGGCACCCCATGAAGAATGTCCCAAAGCAGTGCTGGAGAGCCTAATGCCGTTTTTCCAAGAGCATTTGGAGGGATAA
- a CDS encoding CobW family GTP-binding protein, protein MVAADTLHSVPVTVLTGYLGAGKTTLLNRILTHEHGKKVAVIVNEFGEVGIDNQLVIDADEEIFEMNNGCICCTVRGDLIRIIGNLMKRRDKFDHLVIETTGLADPAPVIQTFFVDDEVQTQASLDAVVTVVDAAHIARHWEADEAIEQIAFADVILLNKIDLVTEAELTALEERIRGMNAIAKIYRTRDAQVEMDAILGVSAFDLGNALQIDPEFLNETAHEHDETVGSIALVEAGEVNGDKLNQWLGALLRDRGPDIFRMKGILNIAGEDCRFVFQGVHMLFDGRQDRPWRPDETRKNELVFIGRNLEEMGLEESFRGCLAA, encoded by the coding sequence ATGGTTGCTGCTGATACTCTGCATTCGGTTCCGGTTACGGTGCTCACGGGTTATTTAGGTGCGGGCAAGACCACGCTGCTGAACCGCATCCTCACCCATGAGCACGGCAAGAAAGTGGCGGTGATCGTCAACGAGTTTGGTGAGGTGGGCATTGACAACCAACTGGTAATCGACGCCGACGAAGAAATCTTTGAGATGAACAACGGCTGCATTTGCTGCACCGTGCGCGGCGATCTGATCCGCATCATCGGCAACCTGATGAAGCGCCGCGACAAGTTTGACCACCTGGTGATCGAGACCACGGGCCTGGCCGACCCCGCCCCGGTAATTCAAACCTTCTTTGTGGATGACGAGGTGCAGACCCAGGCCAGCCTGGATGCGGTGGTAACTGTTGTGGATGCGGCCCACATTGCTCGGCACTGGGAGGCCGACGAAGCGATCGAGCAGATTGCCTTTGCCGACGTGATTTTGCTCAACAAAATTGACCTGGTGACCGAAGCTGAGCTAACCGCTTTAGAAGAGCGGATTCGCGGCATGAACGCGATCGCCAAAATCTACCGCACCCGTGACGCCCAGGTGGAGATGGATGCCATCCTCGGCGTCAGCGCCTTTGACCTGGGCAATGCCCTCCAGATTGACCCCGAATTTCTCAACGAGACCGCCCACGAACACGACGAAACCGTCGGCTCCATTGCCTTGGTGGAAGCGGGCGAAGTGAACGGCGACAAGCTGAACCAATGGCTGGGGGCACTGTTGCGCGATCGCGGCCCCGACATCTTTCGCATGAAGGGCATCCTCAACATCGCAGGAGAAGACTGCCGCTTCGTCTTCCAGGGTGTACATATGCTGTTTGACGGTCGCCAAGACCGCCCCTGGCGACCTGATGAAACTCGAAAAAATGAGCTGGTGTTTATCGGGCGGAATTTGGAAGAAATGGGGTTGGAGGAGTCGTTTAGGGGGTGTTTGGCGGCGTGA
- a CDS encoding Fur family transcriptional regulator, with protein sequence MDRDPFAKEIGAVVSTATPPPRLTPGQQAVLAALRQQPQPLSAQALHGVMGTQRPIGVATVYRALDALKLLGLVQHRVTLSGETLYSAVEHDHHYLTCLQCGVSVPVETCPVQELAAQLQGTGSFRIYYHTLEFFGVCDRCS encoded by the coding sequence ATGGATCGCGACCCTTTTGCCAAAGAAATCGGTGCGGTGGTGTCTACCGCTACTCCCCCACCCCGTCTGACCCCTGGGCAGCAGGCTGTGTTGGCGGCCCTGCGGCAGCAGCCCCAACCGCTCTCGGCCCAGGCGCTCCATGGAGTGATGGGCACCCAGCGCCCGATCGGGGTGGCCACGGTTTACCGAGCGCTGGATGCCCTCAAACTGTTGGGGCTGGTGCAGCACCGGGTGACTTTGAGTGGGGAAACGCTCTACAGTGCGGTGGAGCACGACCACCACTACCTCACCTGCTTGCAGTGTGGGGTTTCGGTACCAGTGGAGACCTGCCCAGTGCAGGAACTGGCGGCGCAGCTCCAGGGCACTGGCTCATTTCGGATTTACTACCACACGCTGGAATTCTTCGGCGTCTGCGATCGCTGCTCTTGA